The Girardinichthys multiradiatus isolate DD_20200921_A chromosome 7, DD_fGirMul_XY1, whole genome shotgun sequence region gtacagaacaaagtatccaatgagaatatttcattcattcagatctaggatgttttagttatttatttttttaaagatattttttcggctcTAGTGGCCTTTCATTTTTTgtcagtaggcagacaggaaagaggggtaaagagagggggagacattcggcaaatgtcgccgggactcaaacccgggacggccgctttgaCAACTggagcctctgcatatggttgcgcgcttaacccctacaccatcagcaccgCGCCCccttatttgagtgttccctttatttttttgagcaatgtaGTTACTCAGTGTGAATTTGGGATTTTGAGGTGAGAGTCAGTTCCAGCTTTAGCTTCTAAATAAATTCACGGTGTTTCTATTTTTGTAGACTTCTGCTAAGACAGCTCAGAAACCCAAGATCGCCAAGCCCATGAAGATCAGCGCACCCCGTGTTGGAGGAAAACGCTAAACCTGGACTCACCATTACTGCTTGTGAATAAAGTTTTGTGGTTAAACCTCATGTGCGACtttggattatttttatttttgaagataCTACATTGAGAACAAGACAACGCTCTGATCcggtttattttgtttctggtcTCATTGATGTTTGTGTATTATTCTAAGATACTGTTTATCCTGAGAAAAATGGTTCATTACACAGGTTAGTTTGAGATGACATGTTCCATTTTAAAGCAGTATTTCTACTTGAGAGGGAACTGTTGAGGCCATGTATGTTAAAAATAGTCATTATTCCTAATGTGGgatgtactggtccttctcaaaatattagcatattgtgataaagttcattattttccataatgtcatgatgaaaatttaacattcatatattttagattcattgcacactaactgaaatatttcaggtctttcattgtcttaatacggatgattttggcatacagctcatgaaaacccaaaattcctatctcacaaaattagcatatcattaaaagggtctctaaacgagctatgaacctaatcatctgaatcaactagttaactctaaacacctgcaaaagattcctgaggcctttaaaactcccagcctggttcatcactcaaaaccccaatcatgggtaagactgccgacctgactgctgtccagagggccactattgacaccctcaagcaagagggtaagacacagaaagacatttctgaacgaataggctgttcccagagtgctgtatcaaggcacctcagtgggaagtctgtgggaaggaaaaagtgtgtcagaaaacgctgcacaacgagaagaggtgaccggaccctgaggaagattgtggagaagggccgattccagaccttgggggacctgcggaagcagtggactgagtctggagtagaaacatccagagccaccgtgcacaggcgtgtgcaggaaatgggctacaggtgccgcattccccaggtcaagccacttttgaaccagaaacagcggcagaagcgcctgacctgggctacagagaagtagcactggactgttgctcagtggtccaaagtacttttttcagatgaaagcaaattctgcatgtcattcagaaatcaaggtgccagagtctggaggaagactggggagaaggaaatgccaaaatgccagaagtccagtgtcaagtacccacagtcagtgatggtctggggtgccgtgtcagctgctggtgttggtccactgtgttttatcaagggcagggtcagtgcagctagctatcaggagattttggagcacttcatgcttccatctgctgaaaagctttatggagatgaagattttatttttcagcacgacctggcacctgctcacagtgccaaaaccactggtaaatggtttactgaccatggtatcaatgtgctcaattggcttgccaactctcctgacctgaaccccatagagaatctgtgggatattgtgaagagaacgttgagagactcaagacccaacactctggatgagctaaaggccgctatcgaagcatcctgggcctccataagacctcagcagtgccacaggctgattgcctccatgccacgccgcattgaagcagtcatttctgccaaaggattcccgaccaagtattgagtgcataactgtacatgattatttgaaggttgacgttttttgtattaaaaacacttttcttttattggtcggatgaaatatgctaattttgtgagataggaattttgggttttcatgagctgtatgccaaaatcatccgtattaagacaataaaagacctgaaatatttcagttagtgtgcaatgaatctaaaatatatgaatgttaaattttcatcattacattatagaaaataatgaactttatcacaatatgctaattttttgagaaggacctgtatattcccACAATTCTTCCTCCTGCCAtctgttttgtgaagtgcaccaggtcctcctgcagcaaaactgtcactcaacatgatgctgccacctttGACTTCTGCACCTCACCATTTCTCCTCCAAATGTACCAATAAATGTTCAAGCTCTACAATTTTAGTTGCATCAGACTACCGGACATGTCTATCAAAATTAAGGTCTTTGTTCTCAAGGTAAACTAATCTTTTTATATTGCTTTTATTGTAATGAAATTTTCCTCAAGAGGCCTTTCAACCCATGGACTCTTACCAGCTTTTGTCTTGTGGTTTTACACAACACATGTTCATCTCTGGGATACAGAGGCCACCTTTTTCCTGGACAGTAGTATGGGTAGATGTTCCCATGCTGTTTCTACTCTGGTATAGTTTAAACAGGTAAGAGTGGCACTTTCTGGCATCCGGAAATTATACCCATGGTTTAACCAGATTTCTGGAGATTCATAATTCTCTATATTTTTGCTGATTTCTGATTTAATTTTTGAATCAAATATTGTGAATCTATCAAAGCCATCTGGGTTTCCCAAATGCATTTAAAGGGACAGTAATCTAGTGTATGTGAACTtctgactttgaagaaagtaaGTCTCATTGTGTTGAGTAAAACAtcatcagtctggaaaagttttGTAATCCTGactgaaaacaggaaaagtttagtctgatttaatgtcagtgaggggaaaaaaaccccCACTGTAAATCTAAAATTTGTGCTCTATTTACAATCAAGTCTGAGGTAAATGATGTACACATTTGTCATATTTGATATTAGTTTTGCAACCATTTTCATAATTAACATGTCTATCCCGTTACTTGTCAACACTCTGATGCAACCAGGCagtgtttagtctgatttattaATACATCATCATTACCAGTACATATTTCATTACAGTTAATAATCATCCATAAAATATCTTTGAACAGTCAGCAGATTAATTACACCAATTATTGCTAAATTAGGGAGTTACTGCATAAATACAATTTGATCGTGTCaattgggaaaaaaataaaacatttaaaagatcaAGGCTCTTAGGAGGACGTCTAAAACGAGCCGTCAGAGTCTAAATCGGGGTTTGCTCGTTGGCTCGCAAAGCTGCACACGTTAAATCATTTCCTACACCTTTCTATCAAAAACTCAGGGTTTGTTCCAAAACCGATGAAAACGTGAAAGTAAGATCTTTACACAGTGATCAATAATTTAATAACCGCTGACTTACAGATACCTGGCCGCCAATTATAGATAAATTACAAATATGCGATGAAATCCTTCTTAAATTCAGATCCAACAGTTTGGTGTGGGTTGGGAAACTTGCTTGAGGTACTGGTTGCTACATCTGAAAGATGtcagttgaaaaataaaagcaaaacccCCCAACTAGTGCACAAGATGTGAAGCATGACGCGTTAAATCAGACACTGTACAATCATTAAACTTGATGAACAAGAAGAACTTGTGCGTTGATGACCACGGTTCTTGAACGTGTTAACTAGTTGGGGAAAAAAAGTTCgtttattgttttaaacacCCTGAGAAAAGGTGAAACTTGTGGGGAAAAGTGCCTATTTCCTACATGGACACCAGGCTTAATGTGGTCAAATCTGGTTATGGCATGGGTGTTATGGAAACAGTATGGGATGGTCGAGAGATGACGTAAAAGTCTCCCTTTGTGTCATCAGCATCACGGCGAGAATATCCTCAGGACTCAGCTGCCTCCTTGGCCGTTTCCTTCTGCTCCTGCTTGTAACTGCaaacacaagaagaagaaataagatTGAACAATCCAATATTTTGCAGCTTTATGTGTACTCGTTTCAGTCCAGAGTTTTGTCCCTTACACCGAATGCTTCCCATGCAATTAAAGCAGTGTCTGTCAGTCTGGAAACATGTGAAATTTGATTTTAATGAAGTCCATCATGAAGTTAATCATCTCGCTGTAGATCCATCTATTCATCATCTTTTTATAGGTTGTATATTAAATAAATCTGCCAAAGATCTTTGATGAAGTTTTGGATTTATACTGGGAACACTGGAAATCAGTGAAAGATGTGTGGGAACCCTGTATTAATTCAATCAATAGGTCGCGTATTATTGTTCTGCTGGATTATGCTGCAACTCTTTGTTTTACTGCTGGAAACATGTTGGAGGCAGGATCACTTTAGTAAAAGCATTATAGCACCACCTAGAGTCTAAAACATGCACCGTTAGAAGCCAAATTCAAGCAACTTTCCCATTTAAATACTGGGTAAAATTAAatcatataaaaatattaaaaagggaaaaaaaaaaaaaaatcatacatgaggtttaattttgattttttttagtaaaggaaaaaagttaaaacaggAAGTCTCAGTCATATATGTTAAATCTTGTGTCTCTTTACTTTAGATATTTATTATCCAGCTGTCCTGCTTCTGAATAACACAAAGGCTCACTGCATCCTCAGAACAAGGCAGCGGGATGTCTTTCAGAAtaacataaaaaactaaataacgTAGCCCTGTTCTACAGTTTCATATGAAAGACTAAAACTGATTTAATTTCCCTCATAACGTTCGTGTTCTTAATAAAAACTAGGGCTGTTATGCTAATCTATAATGAAGGCTTATTTCATCAGTAATGTAATCTAATGTTTAAAGATAAAGAAGTATTCATGCAGAGTATCACCAAATTTACACCATAACAGCATTTTAATTTTAgcgtttttaattttgatgctaattttatttacaacttaTATTGTACTGCTACCACGGTAACCATTAAAACCAGTTACCATTTCATCCAGGCCGcaaacctttttgtttgttggcttttagtttttaaattgaaGGAAAAGGAGGAAAATTAAACGTATGCAAGCGCATAGAACTGCAATGGACAGATATGCACTATCAATCAACCTCACAATCTCTCTGCTTTGGCAGACTGTCAGCATTTTCTAATCCTTTATAATCTAAGATCGTCATATCGCCCATCCCTGGTGAAGATGTTAGTGTTGGTCCTGATACACACAGTTGTTGTGTATGAGTCTGCAGACCAGTCAGGGTACCAATGCTGCCCTTGTTAAGCACCAAAAAGACCATTAGCTCTATGTGGATGCACGTGAACCACCTACCCAAGAACCACCAACCCAAGCATTGTTGCAGACCATTTAGATGTTTAATGGAAGCAGCATTCCTGGGCCAAGCGAAACTGGTTCAGGTGTCGACTTGGACTAACAAGCCTGATCCACGGGTCTCGCACCTCACAACTTGGAGGACGTAATGGATCTGCTGCTGACAACACAGAATGCCCCCAGGGGTCCAGAGGAGTCCACTGGTAGCATCCTCTGgatgtcataatgttatgcctgattggTGTAATCAAATTAAGGAAGATcttttttgtctgtaaatatagTTCTTATTTGTTACTATTTGAACTCTTTAAATCTAGTTTTCAGCTATGATGAAAACTAATGTTGCACATTAAATATGTATGTGCTGCAGCTAGAACTTTATTAGGTattcaacattttctttcattaaatgtgataaaaaccctcccttttttacattttgtggaATATTTTCTGATCACGATGTTCAACATTTTTCCCTGCTCCTGGTATTTGACAACATTTTTACAGCAACTTTCATATTTATCAAGAACATGTTTGTGACGCAAGTTGAGAAGGATACATTTGTCATATTGCTGGTGTGAAATTACCCTACTGGTGTTTTACATCAGGAATGATCACAGATTGTGTGTTATAATAAAAGAAAGCAACTATATTTCATTCTCCAGTCCTTGAAAGAGATCATCAGTAAAGTGTGCCATCGTTGCTTGAGGAATCCACCGATAAATCCCCTTTCAACCGCATGTTTTGTGGTGAATtcacaaacacacctccagatCCTGTAAAGCTGGGACACTCCTGCACTCCCGACAAAGAAGTTCACAGCAAAAAGGTTCCAGTTCTTGGGGATTATAACCAGCGAATATCTGGACCAGATGAGCCCTGAGGGAGGAGAAAGAGAGGGAGGGGGGGGAACGTTTGTCCACAGTGACGATAAACCAGAACAGACTCTAtgttttggcaaaaaaaaaaaaaaaaggctgataGATAAGACTTGTTTGAAGTAACACATTGCAAAAGAAGATGCAATGGGTGACCTTTAGCACAGTTTGATCAAATTATCTCTGAACAGATGaacaaacacagaaggaacTTTTACAAGCTATATGATCCTCACTGTTTGTTTCCTGATCATTTGTTGTAACCAGACCTTAAGTGTGTTCACCTTCATTAATGTCCGTTCTGGTTAAAATTAAATGATCCGTCGAGATGAATTCAACTAAAACCCACCTGTGGCTGTCAGCACCGCGGACTGCGAGGTACTGAGTTTGTCTGCTGGTCGAGTCATATCAGCCAAACCAGCAAAGACCAGGctctgggggaaaaaaaagagcatattttctttaatctaaaagcagaaaaagatcTACTTTGACCTAAAAAAACATATCTGAGGTACACAATGTTCATCGGCTGAATTGGCAACCAGACGAGAAGACACGCAACCTGAGATGAGAGAGTTAAGCATGTTAAACTTTGTTTAAAGGTGTCAAAAGCCACCAAAGGTTAGGAAAAACATCTGGTTTTGTACAAAGGTTTACAGATGAATGTGTGTGAAAGTGCACTTACCCATTTAAACACCGGGGcccagaaaaaaactgtttttggacCTGAGGAGAGACAGTGAGAGGGAAAACATGAGATGTGGCAGTTCTATGGATGCTACACTGTTTAATATCCACAAGCTGGCTGCTGGTGTCGAGGTATGACGATGCCATCAAAGTACAGCAAAACTGATCCGTCATTAACCTTAAAGTCCTCCATTAATTAACCTGCTAATACCAGCTTGATATATTTAAAGATATAATATTATGTATATATTGAAAACTGCTACATAATCAGATGGTGTATATTCCATATTACTGCTTAAGTCTACATATAGATAACATTACTTTAACTGTAACAATAAATATGTtagattattttagcagcagtaaggttaattgttgcttttctgtttaaaaacaatCCAATAACTATACAGCAGAGTTTGACCACATTAGGTTTTAGCTCATCGTTGAGTGTTCTAACTGTCCAAGAAAAAGGATCAATCAGGGTTTTAAAACCGTGAACCATTTCCATCAGTAACGACCCAGCAATAATCAACCCAAATATcaatattgatttttttgtttttttcctttaatgggTTAACTGTTTGTTATTTTACAGTAGTAATTTTGTattgtacagcactttgtgattttatgtctTGGAGGGTGCTTTATACATAAACATCTACTTACTGCCCATAAAACACAACACTAGCTAATTTAAATAATCACAATGCAAATAGATCTTCAAAGTTAAACTTAAAATTCATTCAagctttattttggttttggtaacacataaatatggtAATTTTTTGTGCAACTTTTACCCGAAATACATCAATTAGGGGATCAATTTTCCTTGACAGATGTAGTAGTTTTAAATCCAAAAGAAAATTAAGGACTTACAAGATTAAGTCcctatttatgcatcaaagcctGTGCATGTCCCTAACCATCATCAGATTTTAATTAATCTCAAAACTAAGTATAACAAACACTATGCTGCGCTTAAAGGCAAAcaaaatggggggggggggggggggggggggggtttaattttggtttacttaatgaacaaaaaaagcaaaacaatagACGGAAATTTGGACTTTTATGCGTTTGACCTGCTGATTCACTGCTCAGATCTCTCCAAATCCAATGCTAACTTTtataatgttttctgttttcactgcatttattaaataaacactCTGTTTACAACTATAACCAAGTTATGTTTTAGTTAGTTtgcaatatatattttatggcAATACATTTGCACTCTTAAAACACTAACAATGATGCAATCTgaattccagcaggacagcagtATTGCAGCAACACAAAACGTTGAAGGTAAGACATGTTACACTGGACAAAAACTAAAAGGTATTCTTTAATTTCACAGAGTTACGCTCCTTCCTGTCTTCGACGTGTCAAAACGGATCAAACCACATAATCAAACAGAGCTGTACTTCCAAGAAACAGGAATGACACGCAATTAAATTGCCTAATCTCTAACCCTGATCATAAAAGCAGCCAGTCTGGACTCAGTGCTCCTCTCAAATGTGGCGAGCTATGTAGGACGTCTGTCGCTGCAAATCATGTTGGAGGGATTTGGCTTTTGTCGCCGTCCTGACTACCTGGTAAGAAAGTCGTCCTTGATAAAAGATCTCTGCACAGTGAAGGCCAGAGTCAGTTTCACCTTAATCTCCCTTCAGTACGCTAATAAAAATATCAACCTCAGTGTGAGAAGTCACTAAACATGAGACACACATTCAGGATTATGGAATTAGGCAAATTAAATCTAGTGTTATTTCTTTGATTTTGAGAGTGTAGGCTGTAgttctgtggaaaaaaaaaagaaaaagtcttgTAGCCAGGTGTTTCTACTGTAATTAGGCTGCCCTTGTTGACAGACAATGAGCAGACAAGACATGAGGAAAGGTGAGATTTTTAATACCACATGAGAGACCGTAGAGGTCACTGAAATTTTCCACAGGGTTTAAAATCCTTCCTCAGGTCAAGAACAGAAGCACAAATTAGGCCTTCGGAATacagaaatgtctgtttttaagagcaaaaacatcaaaacatttAGTCAACTTTCAGTTTTGCTCAAGTTTACCTAGAAAATATTGGGTTTCTTGGATATTTTCAGTCATAATGAGGCATAAAAATGCAACCGTGCAACAGTTCATTTTGAAAGTTATCAAAGATTCACAGCTTGGGAAAAAAATGACCTCTGATCATCTGTCATGAAAATACCCAGAGTACAAAACAGGCTTTAAAACtccaatatttcatttttcacagtGAACAAAAACTTAATTGttcatgaaaatacattttattttggcagTAGAAACCAAGAAACAAAACGCAGCAACATGACAGCTGTGTCAGCTGAGAAGTGCCTGAAAGTTTGAATGAACTAAATGTTGTCAAACCAGAACCTATTAGCCTATAAGACAGAAACTTTCCCGACTCTATAAACTCTTTGCAGTCCAAGAAGATTAGGTCTGGTTGGAGCACATTACGTTTTCGAACAGTGAGATTACTACATGAAAAGAACAACTTTTCGTAAAACTGAGGCGCAAAGCAGCTGTTCTCTTCAGGATGCGCTTCGCATACATAAACATTCACACCACCACAGCTGCACTCCCAGCAACACCTCGCCAGTATCACCAGGAGACTGGACGGTACTTTACCTGCCGGGTGGTTGTAGAGAGGTCGCAGTTTGGCGGGCAGTATGTGCTCGATCCGGTCCAGAATCCTGTGGTAGGAAGCTCTGAGCGCAGCCATGACTCTAGATTTTTCAGACTACAGAAGCTAGCTTGCTATAAACTGTTAGCTTGTTGTTTATCTGCGTGCAACAGCCGCAGAACAGTAGCTAAACGGTTCTTAATGGGATTTAAATATGAGACGGGAAAGTTCAGGGTTAAAGCAGGATGCTGTTGTCCTACTGTCGACCTTCCCCCGGCAGAAGCTACCGCTACTGCTAGCTGTCAATAGTTTCCCCCTGACCGACACGACGAGGTGACTTTCTGTTCGACTCAACCTTCCGCGTGATAGGCGGGTTTACAGTGGTGCAGAGTTCCCATTGGTCTAGACGGTGAAAGCTGTGAGATGATTGGTTTATGATCggaagtgtttgttttttatttcaaagtgtACCAGAAGGGTGGAAACAACAACGTTTTTAAAGAATTAAAAGTTCTTGGCAATTTTCTTCATATCTCTTGAACCTTAATTGTCACTTTTTGTTAcagcacaaccacaaacttcagtgtatttatcaCATTTTTTTGTGACATTCTGACAAAAGGTGCTACAAATTtcttaagtggaaggaaaattatatatgttttttttaattttttatttatgaacaaaaTTCTGAAAGGTTTGTTATTCTTATGTATTCAGCCTCCCCGGATATTTTCACTCCAATTAAAAGTGCAAGACAAGAAAAGGATCCTCATGGCATGACCCTGCCATCACGTTTTTATTGTGAAGATCATTTGTTCAAGCAGATGCACACTGTTTGTTTTTCGCAATAAATTGTGATTTTCATGTAGGCCAAATAATTCACAGTTCTCTTTAGACCAGAGCACCTTAttctacatgtttgttgtgCCCCTACATGTTTTGTAGCAAGCCCTAAAgatgacttcttatggcttcctTTCATCAATGGTCTTCTTCTTGTCCCTCttttataaaggccagattCGTGGTTTGCACATTCGTGTCATGTGGACAGATATCTGAGGATCTATGAACCTCTTCCAGAGTTGTAATGGGGTTCCTAGCTGATTCTCTGGTTATTGGCAAACCTGTCAACCTGCCAGAGTTGCTGGTGTATGTTGCATTTtgagattaaattgcacacaggtgAACTATACTTACAAATTAGGTGATTTCTGATAATGTAACTTCtggttgaactggattttatttaaaggcatCCGAGTAAAggagctgaacacaaatgcacattacattttttagatttggatttgaaaaaaatgtctgaaaaccatgtatccttttccttcattACACAATTATGcaacactttgtgt contains the following coding sequences:
- the mpc2b gene encoding mitochondrial pyruvate carrier 2b, whose amino-acid sequence is MAALRASYHRILDRIEHILPAKLRPLYNHPAGPKTVFFWAPVFKWSLVFAGLADMTRPADKLSTSQSAVLTATGLIWSRYSLVIIPKNWNLFAVNFFVGSAGVSQLYRIWSYKQEQKETAKEAAES